In the Leptospira johnsonii genome, one interval contains:
- a CDS encoding arsenosugar biosynthesis-associated peroxidase-like protein — MAQETTYYKPEDLKKFGNIGEFEPDLAKKFFDYYGAVFADGALSAKEKSLIALAVAHVVQCPYCIDAYTTDTLEKGATEEQMWEAIHVGAAIRSGSTLVHSVQALNKVKELGV, encoded by the coding sequence GTGGCACAGGAAACAACTTATTACAAACCGGAAGATCTAAAAAAATTCGGGAATATCGGAGAGTTCGAGCCTGATCTCGCAAAAAAATTCTTCGACTATTATGGAGCAGTCTTTGCGGATGGAGCCTTATCCGCTAAGGAAAAATCATTGATCGCACTTGCAGTTGCGCATGTAGTACAATGCCCTTATTGTATCGATGCATACACCACAGACACGTTAGAAAAAGGCGCGACAGAGGAACAAATGTGGGAAGCAATCCATGTAGGCGCAGCCATTCGCAGTGGATCAACCCTAGTTCATAGCGTGCAAGCACTTAACAAAGTGAAAGAACTCGGGGTATAA